The genomic region TGGATATTATTAAGCGCTCGATTGGGATTTTTGAGCAAGTTATCATCGCAGTGGCAAAAAACCATTCTAAAAATCCTATGTTTCCTCTGCAAGCGCGCATAGAAATGCTTCAAATCGCAACGCGTGGGCTTGAAAATGTGGTGATTGAAGGTTTTGATTGCTTGCTTGCAGATTTTGCGAGGCTTAAAGATTCTCGAGTGCTTATACGCGGATTGCGCGCGGTGAGCGACTTTGAGTATGAACTGCAAATGGGTTATGCTAATATCTCTCTAAATAGCGCGTTAGAGACGATTTATTTTATGCCACATTTGCAAAATGCCTTTATTAGTTCATCA from Helicobacter himalayensis harbors:
- the coaD gene encoding pantetheine-phosphate adenylyltransferase, encoding MKEKAKKVAIYPGTFDPITNGHLDIIKRSIGIFEQVIIAVAKNHSKNPMFPLQARIEMLQIATRGLENVVIEGFDCLLADFARLKDSRVLIRGLRAVSDFEYELQMGYANISLNSALETIYFMPHLQNAFISSSVVRSIIAYNGRFSHLVPEGISEYIQSLK